Proteins encoded by one window of Sus scrofa isolate TJ Tabasco breed Duroc chromosome 12, Sscrofa11.1, whole genome shotgun sequence:
- the ITGA2B gene encoding integrin alpha-IIb precursor (The RefSeq protein has 1 substitution compared to this genomic sequence) — protein sequence MARALCLLHALWLLEWVQLLLGPGAAPPTWALNLDPVHLTIYTGPNGSHFGFSLDFYKKSHGSVSIVVGAPRTLGRNLEETGGVFLCPWKAKSVQCVALSFNLDDETRNVGAQTFQTFKARQGLGASVLTWRDNVVACAPWQHWNVLEKNEEAEKTPVGGCFVAQLQNSGRAEFSPCRANLLSLVYVESKFNDRRYCEVGFSSAVTQAGELVLGAPGGYYFLGLMARAPIADIISSYRPGTLLWHVPTQKLTFDSDLPEYYESYLGYSVAVGEFDRNPNTTEYILGGPTWSMTLGAVEIFTSKHQRLHLLQGEQVASYFGHSVAVTDVNGDGRHDLLVGAPLYMESRADHKLAEVGRVYLFLQSRGHHSLGTPSLLLTGTQLYGRFGSAIAPLGDLNRDGYNDVAVAAPYGGPTGQGQVSVFLGQSEGLNSQPSQVLHSPFAAGSAFGFSLRGATDIDDNGYPDLLVGAYGADKVVVYRAQPVVTATVQLMVQESLNPAVKNCVQPQTKTPVSCFTIQMCVGATGHNIPEKLRLNAELQLDRQKPHQSRRVLLLASQQASTVLDVDLTWRQSPTCHNTTAFLRDEADFRDKLSPIVLSFNVSLQPEKNGDALTFMLHGDTHVQEQTRIILDCGEDQVCVPKLQLSANTTGSPLLVGADNVLELHVVAANEGEGAHEAELVVHLPPGAHYMQALSNTKSFERLICTQKKENETKVVLCELGNPMKGDTQIEITMLVSVGNLEEAGEHVSFRLQIRSKNSQNPNSETVVLDVQVRAEAHLELRGNSFPASLLMAAEGDWENSSDNLGPKVEHTYELHNNGPSTVSGLHLRLHLPGQSQTSDLLYIVDIQTQGGLQCSPQPSPNPRQLDWGLHSPTPSPVYPAHHKRNRRQAVLPGQKQPSSLQDPILLSCDSAPCTVVHCDLPEMARGQRAMVTAQAFLWLPSLRQRPLDQFVLRSHAWFNVSSLPYAVPALSLPRGEAQVQTQVLRVLEDREVPLWWMLVGVLGGLLLLTLLVLAMWKCGFFKRNRPPLEESDEEEE from the exons ATGGCCAGAGCTTTGTGTCTACTTCATGCCCTCTGGCTTCTGGAGTGGGTGCAACTGCTCTTGGGACCCGGTGCTGCCCCTCCAACCTGGGCCTTGAACCTGGACCCAGTGCATCTCACCATCTACACAGGCCCCAATGGCAGCCACTTTGGGTTTTCATTGGACTTCTACAAGAAGAGCCATGGCAG CGTATCCATCGTGGTGGGGGCCCCGCGGACCCTGGGCCGCAACCTGGAGGAGACCGGCGGCGTTTTCCTGTGTCCCTGGAAGGCCAAGAGCGTCCAGTGCGTCGCGCTGTCCTTCAACCTCG ATGATGAGACGCGAAACGTAGGCGCCCAAACTTTCCAAACCTTCAAGGCCCGTCAAGGACTAGGGGCGTCGGTCTTAACTTGGAGAGACAACGTTGTG GCCTGCGCCCCCTGGCAGCACTGGAACGTCCTAGAAAAGAACGAGGAGGCTGAGAAGACACCTGTAGGTGGCTGCTTCGTGGCTCAGCTCCAGAACAGCGGCCGCGCGGAGTTCTCGCCCTGTCGGGCCAACCTCTTGAGCCTGGTTTACGTGGAAAGTAAATTCA ATGACAGGCGCTATTGCGAGGTCGGCTTCAGCTCTGCGGTCACTCAG GCTGGGGAGCTGGTGCTTGGGGCTCCTGGGGGCTACTATTTCTTAG GTCTCATGGCACGGGCTCCAATTGCCGATATCATCTCGAGTTACCGCCCAGGCACCCTCTTGTGGCACGTGCCCACCCAGAAGCTCACCTTCGACTCCGACCTTCCTGAGTACTACGAGAGCTACTTGG GGTACTCGGTGGCTGTGGGCGAGTTCGACCGGAATCCCAACACCACAG AGTACATCCTCGGTGGCCCCACCTGGAGCATGACCCTGGGAGCG GTGGAAATTTTTACCTCGAAACACCagaggctgcacctgctgcagggAGAGCAG GTGGCTTCATATTTCGGGCATTCAGTGGCCGTCACCGACGTCAACGGGGACGG GAGGCATGACCTCTTGGTGGGAGCGCCACTGTACATGGAGAGCCGTGCTGACCACAAGCTGGCCGAGGTGGGGCGTGTTTACTTGTTCCTGCAGTCTCGAGGTCACCACTCGCTGGGCACCCCCAGCCTCCTGCTGACAGGCACACAGCTCTATGGACGATTTGGCTCAGCCATCGCGCCTCTGGGCGACTTGAACCGGGATGGCTACAATG ATGTTGCCGTGGCCGCCCCCTATGGGGGTCCCACCGGTCAGGGCCAAGTATCGGTGTTCCTGGGTCAGAGTGAGGGGCTTAACTCGCAGCCCTCCCAGGTCCTGCACAGCCCCTTTGCCGCAGGCTCTGCCTTTGGCTTCTCCCTTCGAGGTGCCACAGACATCGATGACAATGGATACCCAG ACCTGCTGGTAGGAGCTTACGGGGCCGACAAGGTTGTCGTGTACCG AGCTCAGCCGGTGGTGACCGCCACTGTCCAGCTGATGGTGCAAGAATCCCTGAATCCTGCTGTGAAGAATTGTGTCCAGCCCCAAACCAAGACACCAGTGAGCTG CTTTACCATCCAGATGTGCGTGGGAGCCACTGGGCACAACATTCCTGAGAAGCTGC GCCTAAATGCCGAGCTGCAGCTGGACCGGCAGAAGCCCCACCAGAGCCGGCGGGTGCTGCTGCTGGCTTCCCAACAGGCGAGCACTGTCCTGGACGTGGATCTGACCTGGAGGCAGAGCCCCACCTGCCACAACACCACGGCCTTCCTCCGG GATGAGGCTGATTTCCGGGACAAGCTGAGCCCCATCGTGCTCAGCTTCAATGTGTCCCTGCAGCCGGAGAAGAATGGAGACGCCCTCACGTTCATGCTGCATGGAGACACCCACGTTCAGGAACAG ACCCGCATCATCCTGGACTGTGGGGAAGACCAAGTGTGCGTGCCAAAGCTCCAGCTCTCGGCCAACAC GACAGGCTCCCCACTCCTAGTTGGAGCTGATAATGTGCTGGAGCTGCACGTGGTCGCGGCCAATGAGGGCGAGGGAGCCCATGAGGCCGAGCTGGTTGTGCACCTGCCCCCAGGTGCTCACTACATGCAGGCCCTCAGCAACACCAAG AGCTTCGAGAGGCTCATCTGTACCCAGAAGAAGGAGAATGAGACCAAAGTGGTGCTGTGTGAGCTGGGCAACCCCATGAAGGGGGATACCCAG ATAGAAATCACGATGTTGGTGAGTGTGGGGAACCTGGAAGAGGCTGGGGAGCACGTGTCCTTCCGGCTGCAGATCAGGAG caagaACAGCCAGAATCCAAACAGCGAGACAGTGGTGCTGGATGTGCAAGTCCGGGCAGAGGCCCACCTGGAGCTGAGAGG GAACTCCTTTCCAGCCTCCCTGTTGATGGCGGCAGAAGGCGATTGGGAGAACAGCTCGGACAATTTGGGCCCCAAAGTGGAGCACACCTATGAG CTCCACAACAATGGCCCTAGTACCGTAAGTGGCCTCCACCTCAGGCTCCACCTGCCCGGCCAGTCCCAGACCTCCGACCTGCTCTACATCGTGGACATACAGACCCAGGGAGGCCTTCAGTGCTCCCCGCAGCCCTCTCCCAACCCCCGCCAG CTGGACTGGGGGCTGCACagccccacaccctcccctgtGTACCCAGCTCATCACAAGCGGAATCGCAGACAGGCAGTCCTGCCAGGGCAGAAGCAGCCGTCGAGTCTTCAGGATCCAATTCTCCTG AGCTGCGACTCGGCGCCCTGCACCGTGGTGCACTGTGACCTTCCGGAGATGGCGCGTGGGCAGCGGGCCATGGTCACCGCGCAGGCTTTCCTGTGGCTGCCCAGCCTCCGCCAG AGACCCCTGGATCAGTTTGTGCTGCGGTCGCACGCTTGGTTCAACGTCTCTTCCCTTCCCTACGCCGTGCCGGCCCTCAGCCTGCCCAGCGGGGAAGCTCAG GTGCAGACACAGGTGCTTCGGGTCTTGGAGGACAGAGAGGTTCCACTCTGGTGGATGCTGGTAGGCGTGCTGGGCGGCCTGCTGTTGCTCACACTGCTGGTCCTGGCCATGTGGAAG tgtggCTTCTTCAAGCGGAATCGGCCACCCCTGGAAGAATCTGATGAAGAGGAGGAGTGA